A DNA window from Synergistales bacterium contains the following coding sequences:
- a CDS encoding GerMN domain-containing protein: protein MKKKQDTYVDRQEEARHSPPRRRSSTGGKQREEGGPARKAPLPFRLLAWASILIVFFGVGYVVAGFVMGWLDSGSKDLGGTVESRQEAAAMLEGDGQGTDRKRKKAYRIFPLGDSGLSPREVSVVPGIYENDLRHVLNELFEQLRVQSESLDPVRILHVFKTGDTLYIDLSSGFLSALSQLSRKRGQLFMTGLVRTVVDNFPPVRKVRILVNGKRVGDNAPLRLDVAWTLAPRS, encoded by the coding sequence ATGAAGAAAAAGCAGGATACCTACGTAGACCGACAGGAGGAGGCACGGCATTCTCCACCGCGCCGTCGCTCCTCGACAGGGGGGAAGCAGCGTGAAGAGGGCGGGCCGGCGCGGAAAGCCCCCTTGCCCTTTCGGCTTCTCGCCTGGGCCTCCATTCTGATCGTATTCTTTGGTGTCGGCTATGTGGTGGCGGGTTTTGTAATGGGGTGGTTGGATTCGGGGTCTAAGGACCTTGGCGGTACTGTGGAGAGCAGACAGGAGGCCGCTGCCATGCTGGAGGGGGATGGACAGGGAACAGACCGGAAGCGGAAGAAGGCCTACAGGATCTTCCCCCTCGGCGATTCCGGTCTCTCGCCTCGGGAGGTCAGTGTGGTTCCGGGGATCTACGAGAACGATCTGCGTCACGTTCTGAACGAGCTCTTTGAACAGCTTCGGGTGCAGAGCGAGAGCCTGGATCCGGTTCGCATCCTTCACGTTTTCAAGACCGGCGACACGCTGTACATCGACCTCAGCTCCGGGTTCCTCTCCGCGCTGAGCCAGCTGTCCAGGAAGCGGGGGCAGCTGTTCATGACCGGGCTCGTGCGAACTGTGGTCGACAACTTTCCACCGGTGCGGAAGGTGCGTATCCTTGTCAACGGCAAACGGGTCGGTGACAATGCACCCCTGCGACTGGACGTGGCCTGGACACTTGCGCCACGTTCGTGA
- the rph gene encoding ribonuclease PH, with amino-acid sequence MEERSDGRACNMLRPVAIERGLNIHAEGSVLISVGNTRVHCTASVEEKVPPFLRGSGRGWITAEYAMLPRATASRSQRESVRGRIKGRSHEIQRLIGRSLRAGVDLSLLGERTLWIDCDVLQADGGTRCASITGAYVAMTDALRLLWERKQLPSIPLRCQIAAVSVGLIEGRALLDLDYQEDSRADVDCNIVKTDTSHFVEVQASGEEHRFSRDELDAMLSLADLGTEEFFSVQREALGLRGEEREAVIGSESALCQR; translated from the coding sequence ATGGAAGAACGAAGCGACGGACGAGCCTGCAATATGCTCCGCCCGGTTGCGATCGAACGGGGGCTGAATATCCACGCCGAAGGTTCTGTGCTCATCAGTGTCGGTAATACCAGAGTCCACTGTACCGCCTCGGTTGAAGAGAAGGTTCCTCCCTTCCTGCGCGGGTCCGGGCGGGGGTGGATCACGGCTGAGTACGCCATGCTCCCCCGGGCGACGGCCTCCAGAAGTCAGCGGGAGTCGGTGCGCGGGCGCATCAAAGGTCGAAGCCACGAGATCCAGCGTCTGATCGGGCGCTCCCTGCGTGCCGGGGTGGATCTCTCTCTTTTGGGAGAACGTACCCTGTGGATCGATTGTGATGTGCTCCAGGCAGATGGAGGGACGCGCTGCGCGTCTATCACCGGAGCCTATGTGGCCATGACTGATGCCCTGCGGTTGCTGTGGGAGCGCAAACAACTCCCTTCCATACCTCTTCGTTGTCAGATTGCAGCGGTGAGCGTCGGTTTGATCGAGGGAAGGGCTCTTCTGGATCTGGATTATCAGGAGGACAGCAGGGCTGACGTGGATTGCAATATCGTGAAGACCGATACCTCCCATTTCGTTGAGGTGCAGGCCAGCGGGGAGGAACATCGTTTTTCGCGGGATGAGCTGGATGCCATGCTGTCGTTGGCCGACTTGGGCACGGAGGAGTTTTTTTCCGTCCAGCGTGAGGCCTTAGGGCTACGTGGAGAGGAGAGGGAGGCAGTCATTGGAAGCGAAAGCGCTCTTTGCCAGCGGTAA
- a CDS encoding non-canonical purine NTP pyrophosphatase, translated as MEAKALFASGNRHKFHEMHELLRSVPLSLVFGPDVTDPVDVDEDGTTYAQNALKKARAWSETTGYPSLADDSGLEVLALDWAPGIRSARLAPTVEERISRLLQQLQNHEDRTARFVAALAYVEPKAGRVALSLGYVWGEISFSPEGSGGFGYDPVFIPRGFDKPFAALDGTVKGEYSHRVRACRSLADMLF; from the coding sequence TTGGAAGCGAAAGCGCTCTTTGCCAGCGGTAACCGGCACAAGTTTCACGAGATGCACGAGCTTTTGCGCAGTGTTCCTCTGTCATTGGTCTTTGGCCCCGATGTGACGGATCCTGTGGACGTTGACGAAGATGGAACGACCTATGCCCAGAATGCCCTCAAGAAGGCCCGGGCGTGGTCGGAGACCACAGGATATCCCTCTCTGGCCGATGACAGCGGCCTGGAGGTGCTGGCCCTCGACTGGGCCCCTGGGATTCGTTCCGCCCGACTGGCCCCTACCGTTGAAGAACGGATAAGCCGGCTGCTCCAGCAGCTGCAGAACCATGAAGACCGGACCGCCCGTTTTGTCGCCGCGCTGGCCTATGTGGAACCGAAGGCGGGGAGAGTGGCGCTCAGTCTGGGATATGTGTGGGGCGAGATCTCCTTTTCGCCTGAGGGAAGCGGGGGCTTCGGCTACGATCCGGTTTTCATACCGCGGGGTTTCGACAAGCCCTTTGCCGCACTGGATGGAACGGTCAAAGGCGAATATTCTCACCGAGTTCGGGCCTGTCGAAGCCTGGCAGATATGTTATTCTGA
- the secG gene encoding preprotein translocase subunit SecG yields MRIALYIIHVLLGLTLIGVVLLQQRKQGGFTGVFGGGTQADASGGQWQRFTALSKISVILIALFMLSSVVIVFLFR; encoded by the coding sequence ATGCGGATTGCGCTCTATATCATACACGTCCTTTTGGGACTGACCCTTATAGGCGTCGTGTTGTTGCAGCAGCGGAAGCAGGGAGGGTTTACCGGCGTTTTCGGAGGCGGCACCCAGGCTGATGCCTCCGGAGGCCAGTGGCAGCGGTTTACGGCACTGTCCAAGATCAGCGTTATCCTGATAGCGCTTTTTATGCTTTCATCTGTCGTTATCGTGTTCCTTTTCCGGTAG